A segment of the Aureimonas sp. SA4125 genome:
GCCCGGATGAGTTCCGCCATGTCGGGATGGCGCGCAATCGCCTCCGCCTCGGCTTCGGCCCATGGCCGGCCCCGGTCCTGCTCGAGGTTCCAGGCGGGGCTGCACACTTCGGCGAGAAACCTTGCGCGCGCCGGAGCGTCGGCGATGAGCCGGCGATAAGGCGCTTCCGGATCCCAGTGGATGAGGACGCGGCCGATGTCGAAGACGACGTGGTCGATCATGCCTGGCGCTTTCGCTGCGAGGGCGAGGTGGCGAAAGCCGCGGGTTCGGCCAGCTGGATGGCCTTCTTCATGAGGGTCGGCAAGGCGGCAGCCGGGAGTTCGGCCGGCGTCACGAAGCGTCCCGCCGCCCCGGAAGCCGACGCGATCTCGGCGCGCCAGACGTCGAGCGTCAGCGTGAAATGGGTGAAGACATGGACGACCGACCCGGTCTTCGCCCAAGCGGCAGCAAAGGGGGCGGCGTCGGCGCCGGTGGCACCGTCCTGCCCGACGCCCCAGCCCGTCGTCGGCGGCTCGTCCATGCCGCCGAGCATTCCGGTCTCCGTCCGCCGGCGAAGGAAGATCGCGCCGTCGCTCGGCCGGACCGCGACGAACGCGGCACCGCGGCGCGCCGGCTTGGGCTTTTTCGCCGCCTTGACCGGATAGAGTTCCATGGTCCCGTGGATCCGCGCCTCGCACCCCTCGGCCAGCGGGCAGAGCACGCAGGCAGGGCGTCGCGGCGTGCAGATCGTAGCGCCGAGATCCATCATCGCCTGCGCGAAATCGCCTGGCTGCAGCAAGGGCGTCAGCGCCGCGACATGCGTCCGGACCAGGGCCTTTCCGGCGGGAAGTGGCGTGTCGATCGCACGAAGCCGCGTGACGACGCGTTCGATGTTGCCGTCCACGACGGCGGCCGGTTTATTGAAGGCGATGGCCGCGATCGCCGCCGCGGTGTAGTCGCCGATGCCCGGCAGAGTCTTCAGGCCTGCTTCGGTCGCCGGAAAGCGCCCGCCGTGCTCGGCCACCACCGCCTTGGCGCAGGCATGGAGATTGCGGGCGCGGGCGTAGTAGCCAAGCCCTGCCCATGCGCCCATCACCTCTTCCGCGGGAGCTTCCGCCAGCGCCTCGACGACCGGCCACCGCGCCAGGAACTTCAGATAATAGGCCTTGACCGTCGCGACCGTCGTCTGCTGCAGCATCACTTCCGACAGCCAGATACGGTACGGGTCGGCCCGGTTGCCGGCGGCGCGTTCTGCCGGCAGGACGCGCCATGGCAGCGTGCGAGCATGCCGGTCGTACCAGGCGAGAAGCCTGTCGGACGGCGACTCCGTGGCCTTCGGCACGGCTTTTCCCTCGTCCTTCATGTCCGGGCTGTCTCTTGGCAGGGTCGCGGCCAGGCTGGACCCTGCCACGGGGTGCCATCCCGATATCGCCTTGTCATTTCGCTTTCGCCTAACCTGGCAGGACATCGTCGATGGGCCTGTGATAGGGAGCGGCGTGAACAATGGAAAGAGCATCGTGACGAGTGCTGGACAGAGAGGCGTTTGCCCAGCCTCGACAGGCCGGGACAATCTTGGAGTGGGACATTTCATGGGCAGCGGCATGCTAGCACCGGCGCAGCCTGATATCGATGGAACGTCCGCGCGAGGGAAGCGCAATGGATAACTTGGCGGGCGCCGCGCCCACCGCAGATGGCGCCGCTCGGCCTTTGCGCACCGGTGCTGAGTCGTCCTTGGCAGGCGCTTCACCCAGCCTGATCGCGAGCGCCCCGGCGCGTCTAGTGCCGGCCCGCCCCTTCGATCGTCCGGCAGTGCTGACGCTTCTTTTGACACCCGACCAGGACGGGCTGGGTCGCCGCAATCGGCTGTCGACCTTCGCTTTCTATCTGCTGGCCGCGGCCGGGGGGTCGGCAGCGTCCGTTGTCGCCGGCCTGTTGGCAGCCTGGGCGCTCCTGTCGCTCCTCCTCGGTCGCTTTCGCCTGCGTCTGACGGCGTCGGACGGTCCTGTCGTGGCAGCCTCGCTGCTCTTCTTCGCGGTGATGGCATATTCGAACTTCCATCATATGGATCTCGACGCCAGCCTCTTGGGAGTCGGGGCGCTGCTCCCCTTCGTCATGCCGCTCGTGCTCATCCCCCGCATGCGATTGTCGCGTTATGCCGATACGCTCCCGATCGCATTTTTCGCCATCGCTGTCGGCGGCTGCCTCCTCCTCGTCATCGTTCTTGTCGAGTTCTCCTTCTTCTCGACGCGCGTCCAGGGGTTTTCGGGCAATCAGGGGCCGCTCTCCGTGACCGCGCTTCTCTGCGCCGGCTGGTCTCTCCTGCATGTGTCCCGGGACAGCAGCCGCCGGCATCTCGGCCTTGCCGTGATGGGAGCGCTCGGCGGCAGCATTGCGGTGGTCTTGTCGGGAATGCGCGGCACCTGGCCGCTCCTGCCCATCTGCCTCGTCATCGCCCTGTTCACTCAGCGCCGCGAGCTTGCCGCCCTCTGGCGCGCATGGTCGCCCGCAACCCGCTGGTTTCTCGTCGTCCTGTCCGTCGCGGTCCTTGCCGGCGTCTGCGTGCTGGTGGCGCCGATGGTGGCCATGCGGCTCAGCCAGATGTGGGGAGAACTCGCCCTGATCGCGGCCAATGTCGAAAGTCCGACCTCCCTGAACTTGCGCAGGCAAATGTACTCGGCTGCGGTCGAAGCGATCGCCGCACGGCCCTGGTTCGGCTACGGCGCGGAGAACCATTGGACGGCCGTCTCGCCCTACCTCGATCCCGCGGTGCTGCAAGGCCTCTCCTTCACGCATTTCCACAACGTCTTCCTCACCGTCGGCGTCGATGCAGGACTGGTGGGCGTTGCGAGCCTTCTTGCCGTCATCCTCTCGCCCCTGATCGTCGCCTGGCGGGCGCGCCACGCTTTGGGCGGCGGCCGCAGGCTTGGGGCGAGCCTCATCCTGGTCGTCGCCTTTGTCGGCGCCGGGATGACGAACATCATGTTCTTTCATGATATCATCGATGCCGTCTGGGTCTTCTCCGTCTCGCTGCTCGCCGCATCCGTGCCGGCGCCATCATGGCTGGACGGCAAGGCTCCCAAGGCAGGGACGTGACGATCGATGGCCAAGCTTCAACAACGACGCGGCGCGCGACCCGTCGGCGACCTCGTTTCGCAGCTTCTCGATCCCGTGCTGGCGCGGAAGGCCGGGATGACCACGGGCCTGATCGCGGCCTGGTCCGAGCTCGTGGGAACGAAACTGGATGGCGTGTGCCGTCCGGACAAGCTCGTCTGGCCGCCGAGATTGCATGAGGCGGACGCGTTCAAGCCAGCGACGCTCGTCGTCGCCTGCGAGGGAGCGTCGGTATTGCGCCTGCAGCACCAGACGTCGGAAGTGATCGCGCGGGTCAACGCCTTCTTCGGCTATCCCGCCATCGATCGGCTGAAGATCGTTCAGCGTTCGGTGAGGACGCAGCGGCCCGATCGCCGGCCGGTTCTGCGCACTTTGAAGCCGTCGGAGCTGTCCGACATCGCCGAGATGACCGACCGTATCGAGGATCCCAGGCTCAAGGCCGCGCTCGCAGCTTTCGGCGCCGGCATCCTGCAACGCCGGCCGATGACAAAAGCGTAAGGCGGCGCGCCGGCATCGGCCCTTGGCAAGGCCGCAATCTCTTCCTATTCACGCTCGGGACACTGTGTCCCCGACGAAGCCGGCTGCGGCAACAATGGAAGGTGAACCCGATGCACGCGAAGCAAACTCCAGGTCACGCGGCGCGCCGCGCCCGTCTGACGGCGGCGTCCTTGGCCGGCGGCCTCGGCCTCGTGCTCCTGGCCGCTGCCACTGGCCAACAAGCGTCGCTCGGCCTCGTCTCGCCCGCTCAGGCCCAGGAGGCGACCCCGGCACCCGCGGCGGACGCTGCGACACCGGCCGCACCTGCCGCACCGGCCGCCGGCGCGACGACGCCGGTGACGGCGCCCGAAGCACAAGGCAGCGTCGACGTGGCCGATCTGATGGAGCCGGGTCCCTTGCCGGACGTCGTCATCGGTGACGTGAACGCGCCCGTGACCATCGTCGAATACGCCTCGATGACCTGCAGCCACTGCGCCGATTTCCACGCGACGACACTGCCGTTACTGAAGAAGGACTACATCGATACCGGCAAGGCCAAGCTCATCCTGCGCGAGTTCCCGTTCGATCCGCGTGCCGTTGCGGCCTTCATGCTCGCGCGTTGCGCGCCGGACGACAAGCGCAGCGCGATGGTCGACGTCCTGTTCAGCCAGCAGGACCAGTGGGCCCGGGCGGAAAACGCCTCGCAGGCGCTGCTGGGGATCGCCAAGCTCGCCGGCTTCACCCAGGAGAGCTTCACCGCCTGTCTCAGTGACAAGGCGTTGCAGCAGAAGGTCATCGACACGCAGCAGCGCGGCGAGAAGGAATTCGGCGTCGTCGCGACACCGACCTTCTTTGTGAACGGCCAGAAGTACTCGGGTGCAATGAGCCCTGCCGAATTCGGGGCCGTCATCGACGCGGCGAAATAACCGCCGCTCCTTCCGCCTTTTCGCAAGGGCTGGAAGCCGGTTCGGGACATGACGCGAGGCGACCCTCTTTGCCGGGGGGCGCCTCGCTGCATTTTGCAATGCAACAATTGGCTGCGACGCGGATTTACCGTAAGCATTTCAGACCCGCCCGATCCGAAGGCGGTAGAACGCAATGCGGGAAGAGTGCGCGACGTCCGATGGCCAAGCGAATCCAAACCTTCAAGCGGGGATCTGCCGAGCGAACCGCGGACGCCTTCGAGGCACTGGGTGCCAAGGGTGCCAATCTGGCGCTGCTCGCCTCGCTCGATCTGCCGGTCCCGCCGGGCTTCACCGTGACCTCCGCGGCATGGCGTGAAGCGCAGGGGATCGCGGACGGATTGCCGCAATCCCTGCGCGCCGACATCAGCCTGGCGGTGGAGTGGCTGGAGGAGGCGACAGGGCGCAAGTTCGACGGCGCCGAACGCCCCCTGCTTCTCGCCGTCCGCACGAGTTCGCGCACGCCGATCGCGGGGCTTGCCGACACCGTCCTCGACGTCGGCATGAACGATCGCACCGTCGAGACGCTCAGCGCGGAGCTCGAGGACATCGACTTCGCCTTCCGCAGCTATCGCCGCTTCATCGAATCCTTCGCCTTCCTCGTCTACAGCGTCGAGCCCTCGGACTTCGAGGACCTGGCCGACGACGAACGGATGGCCGCCGCCTGGTCGGGTGTCGAGCCGTCGACGGCGGAAGAATGGCGCTCGCTGATCGGGCGCTACCTCGCTTTCATCGAGGACGAGATCGGCGAGACGCTGCCGCAGACGCCGATCGAGCAATTGTTCAAGGTGATCGAGGCGAGCTTCGCCAGCTGGCGCAACCCCGTCGCTCGGGCCTTCCGCGTGCTGCACGGTATCCACGAGAATGCCGGCCTCGCGGTCACGGCCCATGCGATGATCTTCAATGAGCGTGACCAGAATTCCGGCACGGGACGCGCGGTGTCGCGTGACCTCCGCACGGGGGCCGCGCGACTGACCGGCGAGTTCGGCCTCGGCGGCCGCGAGCGCGGCGACATCGGCGAACGGCCCGAGGTCTGGGCGCTGGAAAGCCTGATGGACAGTGCCGGCCAGGGGGGGGCGGCCATCTTCCCCGCCGACCTCTCGGCTCTCGCCGATCACGTCCAACGGCTGGAGCACCATGTCGGCGACGCGGTCGAGGTCGATTTCATGATCGGCGACAACGAGCTATTCCTGCTCCAGTCGCGCATCGCCAAGAGGACGGCAGCGGAGGCCATCCGCATCGCCGTCGAGCTCGTCGAGGAAGGGCTGATCGAGGAGGAGGAGGCGCTCCTGCGCATCGACCCCGCCTCGCTCGACCAACTCTTGCATCCGACCATCGTCCGGCATGCCGATCTCGTCACCATCGCCAAGGGCATGCCGGCGTCGCCGGGGGCCGCCACGGGCGAGATCGTCTTTACGGCCGAGCGGGCGCAGGCGCTCTTCTCGGAAGGCCGCGCGGTCATCCTCGTGCGCAACGAGACACATCCCGAAGACATCCACGGCATGCATGTCGCCGAAGGCGTCCTCACCGTGCGCGGCGGCACGACGAGCCATGCCGCCGTCGTCGCGCGCGGCATCGGCAAGCCCTGCGTCACCGGTGCCGGCTCGCTCAGGATCGACGCCGAGCGCGAGGAGCTGCGCGCGCCGGGCGTGACGCTTCGGGCCGGCGACTCGATCACCATCGACGGCTCGAGCGGCGAAGTGATCCAGGGCACCGCCGAACTGCAGCGCCCCGAACTCACCGGCGATTTCGCCCGGCTGATGACGTTCGCCGACCGCGCGCGGCGCATGGGCGTGCGCACCAATGCCGAAACGCCGATCGAAGCGCGCGCGGCTCGCGCCTTCGGGGCGGAAGGCATCGGCCTCTGCCGTACCGAGCACATGTTCTTCGAGGGCGACCGCGTCCGCGCCATGCGTGAGATGATTCTCGCCCCGGACGAGGCAGGACGCCGCGCCGCGCTGCAGCAGCTGCTGCCGATCCAGCGCTCCGATTTCATCGAGCTGTTCGAGATCATGGCGGGCTTGCCCGTCACCATTCGTCTGCTCGATCCGCCGCTGCATGAATTCCTGCCGAAGGGCGAGGCGGAGATCGCCGAGACGGCGTTGCAGATGGACATTCCCGAGCGCGTGCTGCGCGAGCGCATCGAGAAGCTCGAGGAGTTCAATCCCATGCTCGGCCATCGCGGCTGCCGCCTGGCGATCTCCTATCCCGAGATCGTCGAGGTGCAGGCCCGCGCCATCTTCGAGGCGGCGATCGAGGCCGGCGAGCGCGCCGGCGAGGCGGTGGTTCCGGAAATCATGGTGCCGCTCGTCGGCCTGCGCAAGGAACTCGACTTCGTCAAGGCGCGCATCGACGAGGTCGCCGATCTCGTCGCCGCCGAGCGCGGCAAGCGCGTCACCTACCTCGTCGGCACGATGATCGAACTGCCGCGCGCCATCATCCGGGCCGATACCATTGCCGAGGTCGCCGATTTCTTCTCCTTCGGTACCAACGACCTCACGCAGACGGTGTTCGGCATCTCGCGCGACGATTCGGCGAATTTCCTTTCCACCTACGAGCGCAAGGGCATTCTCGAGCGTGATCCGTTCCAGTCGATCGACGTCGAGGGTGTCGGCGAGCTGATCGCCATGGGCGTGGAAAAGGCGCGCCGCACACGGCCGGACATCTCGCTCGGCGTCTGTGGCGAGCAGGGCGGCGATCCCGCCTCCATCGCCTTCTTCGAGCAGACCGGGCTCGACTACGTCTCCTGTTCGCCCTTCCGCGTGCCGATCGCCCGCCTGGCGGCGGCGCAGTCGGCGATCCGGCTACGCCGTTCCCTGCGCGGGCCGGGCGTGGCGAAGACGCGGATCAAGAGCGACGCGGCGCTGGGAACCGCATGACGGTGCCATTGCCTTCGCGCCTGTAACCGCCGCGTGCCGAATTTGAGGAAAGCCGCAGGCGACGTTTGCGGCGAAGGCGATCAGGCCGTGCCGACGGGGCGCAGCTCCGGAAGATCGTCGCGGATGCGCTCCAGCACGCTGACGAAAGCCCTGGCGAAGCCGTGAAACCGCTCGCCGACCTCGTCGGTCGACGCGATCCGCAGCGTCGAGCCGGCCTCGTCCAGGACGACGAACAGGATGCGGTCGCGCGCCGCACCGGGGATACGCACTGCCGCCATGCGCGTTGCATCTTCGATCGAGTCGTCTGCCGGCATGTCGAACAGGATTTCTCCGCCGACGACCTGCGCGGCATTGGAAACGCAGGTTTCGAAGGCCTGTTCGGTCGGATCCTGCATGTCCAGCGCCAGCTCGAACTCGACCGATTCGAGCGCATCCAAGGCTGGTTCAGCCGCCCTGTCGTCCGCTGTCTGCATCCGCATCGTCTCATTCCTTCCGATGTCGCGCCGCCTCGGGCGGCCCGCTCTCCCTCGGCGCCTTGCGACGTCGCTGGACAAACCTCTGCAGCTTCAGGACACTGGCCCGGCACGTCCGAAGAACGCAGCCTTTGGCAAGGCTCCCGCAGAGGAGCCGATGAAGACCGTAGAATGTGACAAAAGGGAGGACGTTCCGATGCAGGGACTGATGCAGCACTGGCCGTTGTTGTGCTCCAAGGTCATCGACCACGCCGCGACCTATCATGGTGGACGAGCCGTGGTGTCGCGCTCGGTCGAGGGACCGATCCATCGGACGGACTACCGGACGGTGCGCCGGCGCGCGCTGCAGCTCGCCAAGCGGCTCGATCAGGAAGGCGTCGGTCTCGGCGACCGGGTGGCGACGCTCGCCTGGAACACCTGGCGTCACCTTGAATGCTGGTACGGGATCACGGGTATCGGGGCGATCTACCACACGGTCAATCCGCGCCTCTTTCCAGACCAGATCGCGTGGATCATCAACGA
Coding sequences within it:
- the mutY gene encoding A/G-specific adenine glycosylase; this encodes MKDEGKAVPKATESPSDRLLAWYDRHARTLPWRVLPAERAAGNRADPYRIWLSEVMLQQTTVATVKAYYLKFLARWPVVEALAEAPAEEVMGAWAGLGYYARARNLHACAKAVVAEHGGRFPATEAGLKTLPGIGDYTAAAIAAIAFNKPAAVVDGNIERVVTRLRAIDTPLPAGKALVRTHVAALTPLLQPGDFAQAMMDLGATICTPRRPACVLCPLAEGCEARIHGTMELYPVKAAKKPKPARRGAAFVAVRPSDGAIFLRRRTETGMLGGMDEPPTTGWGVGQDGATGADAAPFAAAWAKTGSVVHVFTHFTLTLDVWRAEIASASGAAGRFVTPAELPAAALPTLMKKAIQLAEPAAFATSPSQRKRQA
- a CDS encoding O-antigen ligase family protein, encoding MLTLLLTPDQDGLGRRNRLSTFAFYLLAAAGGSAASVVAGLLAAWALLSLLLGRFRLRLTASDGPVVAASLLFFAVMAYSNFHHMDLDASLLGVGALLPFVMPLVLIPRMRLSRYADTLPIAFFAIAVGGCLLLVIVLVEFSFFSTRVQGFSGNQGPLSVTALLCAGWSLLHVSRDSSRRHLGLAVMGALGGSIAVVLSGMRGTWPLLPICLVIALFTQRRELAALWRAWSPATRWFLVVLSVAVLAGVCVLVAPMVAMRLSQMWGELALIAANVESPTSLNLRRQMYSAAVEAIAARPWFGYGAENHWTAVSPYLDPAVLQGLSFTHFHNVFLTVGVDAGLVGVASLLAVILSPLIVAWRARHALGGGRRLGASLILVVAFVGAGMTNIMFFHDIIDAVWVFSVSLLAASVPAPSWLDGKAPKAGT
- a CDS encoding DciA family protein — protein: MAKLQQRRGARPVGDLVSQLLDPVLARKAGMTTGLIAAWSELVGTKLDGVCRPDKLVWPPRLHEADAFKPATLVVACEGASVLRLQHQTSEVIARVNAFFGYPAIDRLKIVQRSVRTQRPDRRPVLRTLKPSELSDIAEMTDRIEDPRLKAALAAFGAGILQRRPMTKA
- a CDS encoding DsbA family protein, which produces MHAKQTPGHAARRARLTAASLAGGLGLVLLAAATGQQASLGLVSPAQAQEATPAPAADAATPAAPAAPAAGATTPVTAPEAQGSVDVADLMEPGPLPDVVIGDVNAPVTIVEYASMTCSHCADFHATTLPLLKKDYIDTGKAKLILREFPFDPRAVAAFMLARCAPDDKRSAMVDVLFSQQDQWARAENASQALLGIAKLAGFTQESFTACLSDKALQQKVIDTQQRGEKEFGVVATPTFFVNGQKYSGAMSPAEFGAVIDAAK
- the ppdK gene encoding pyruvate, phosphate dikinase; its protein translation is MAKRIQTFKRGSAERTADAFEALGAKGANLALLASLDLPVPPGFTVTSAAWREAQGIADGLPQSLRADISLAVEWLEEATGRKFDGAERPLLLAVRTSSRTPIAGLADTVLDVGMNDRTVETLSAELEDIDFAFRSYRRFIESFAFLVYSVEPSDFEDLADDERMAAAWSGVEPSTAEEWRSLIGRYLAFIEDEIGETLPQTPIEQLFKVIEASFASWRNPVARAFRVLHGIHENAGLAVTAHAMIFNERDQNSGTGRAVSRDLRTGAARLTGEFGLGGRERGDIGERPEVWALESLMDSAGQGGAAIFPADLSALADHVQRLEHHVGDAVEVDFMIGDNELFLLQSRIAKRTAAEAIRIAVELVEEGLIEEEEALLRIDPASLDQLLHPTIVRHADLVTIAKGMPASPGAATGEIVFTAERAQALFSEGRAVILVRNETHPEDIHGMHVAEGVLTVRGGTTSHAAVVARGIGKPCVTGAGSLRIDAEREELRAPGVTLRAGDSITIDGSSGEVIQGTAELQRPELTGDFARLMTFADRARRMGVRTNAETPIEARAARAFGAEGIGLCRTEHMFFEGDRVRAMREMILAPDEAGRRAALQQLLPIQRSDFIELFEIMAGLPVTIRLLDPPLHEFLPKGEAEIAETALQMDIPERVLRERIEKLEEFNPMLGHRGCRLAISYPEIVEVQARAIFEAAIEAGERAGEAVVPEIMVPLVGLRKELDFVKARIDEVADLVAAERGKRVTYLVGTMIELPRAIIRADTIAEVADFFSFGTNDLTQTVFGISRDDSANFLSTYERKGILERDPFQSIDVEGVGELIAMGVEKARRTRPDISLGVCGEQGGDPASIAFFEQTGLDYVSCSPFRVPIARLAAAQSAIRLRRSLRGPGVAKTRIKSDAALGTA